The following DNA comes from Synechococcus sp. CC9616.
CAAGGTGCCGGGTGGCTTGATGTTGGTGAACCCGCTGCCGCCGACCCGCGAGCTGCGCCAGGAGATTGCTGCGCTGGAGCAACAGCACGGACCCGTGCGCTCGATCGTGTTGCCCACCGCCTCGGGACTGGAGCACAAGTTGCCCTTGCCCCCCCTGGCGCGGGCTTTCCCTAACGCAGATCTCTGGGTCTGTCCAGGACAGTGGAGTTTCCCGATTCCCTTGCCGTCCTCCTGGCTTGGTATTCCGTCACATCGAACAAGAGTGTTGCTCGACGATGGCGTCCCCCATGGCGATGTTTGTGAGTGGATCTCCCTGGGACCGCTCGATCTTGGCTTGGGTCGTTTTCAAGAGGTGTCCTGTTTTCATCGCCCCTCAGGGGCTCTGCTAGTGACCGATGCCCTGGTGGGCATCAGTGCCGAACCGCCAGCGTTGTTCGACTTGGACCCAACTCCCCTGTTGTTCCATGCTCGTGAATGCGGAGATGAGCCACTTGCGGATTCACCCGAGGCACGTTGTCGCGGTTGGGCACGACTGGTGCTTTTTGCCTCTTACCTAAGACCTGAACCGTTGGAGGTTCCAGCTGTTCCAGAACTGCTGCGCCATGCTTTTCGTCCGGGGCTCAGATCCTTGCGGGCTCATTTTGGCCTGTATCCCTTCCGCTGGAAGCCTGGCTGGCAGGAGTCTGCCGATGGCTTGATGGGCAGCGCAGCGCCCAAGCTGCAGGTGGCTCCTGTCCTTGAGCGCCTTGTCCTGCCCCGAGCGCTCACCAGCCTGATCACCTGGCTGGGAGACGTGTCACGCTTCAGCGATCTGCGCTGGCTTGTTCCTGCTCATTACTGCGCTCCTCTGAATTTTGGATCTGAGGAGGTTCTGGCCTTACGGAACGAGCTCACAAAAAGGACCTGGGCCCCAGATGATCACAATTGGGCCTTTTTGAGTTCTATCGATCAACGTTTGCTGAAGCTCGGTGTTGTGCCGAAGAATCCCTAAATCAGAGATTGAGCTGATCGTCAGATTCGACCGCCATTTCGTCGTCAGCAAAAAGATTTTCCTCCAACTCCTTGCGCTGCTCCATCTGGCGAAGGAAGTAGCCCGTCATCATGGCTGAGGCGAGCATGTTGGCCAGGTTGTCCCTGTTAGCAGTGACTTTCACTTCGAAGTGCTCGCCTGGAAGCATGCCCAGCAGCCCCTGAACGTTGTGGCGAATGATGTCCTGGATTTCGCCGGATGCAGAACGTGCGACACGCTGGAGAGTGTCAGGGGACTGCTCCTGTAGGTACTGGATCAGGCTGTTCCCCGCTTGACCGTCGCTGTGATCCGTGGTCAAAAACTCGGGATTGAACATCCTGTGTGATCAGCATCACGGACCCGACACTAACGCAGCCTCCGGATTCAGCCCGTCCTCATTGTTGGCGGAGATCCGTATCGGACCAAATCGCACCGGCGGCCAGTAGCGCCAGACGGCGGTTCCGATCACATTGGCCTGGGGAAGTGGTCCCCAAAGGTGGGAATCGAGGCTTGTATTGCGGTTGTCTCCCATCACCCAGAGCTGATTCGGCGCAATGGTTACCGGCTCCATCGCGTAATCGATCGATTCGGCCAGCCAGGGTTCCTCCAGAATCTCTCCATTGCGAATCAAGACTCCGTCACGCACTTCCAATTGATCTCCCGGTTGTCCCACAACCCGTTTGATCAGAGCGGCTGACGGGTCGTAGCCGGCTTCGACCAGTTGCGGCGGGGCTGCGAACACAACAATGCTGTCCAGTGGCAGCGGGGACCCTTGCCGCCGGCTGAGCCGCGGACGGATCTTCTCAACAAGGATCCTGTCCTGCAGCTGCAGGGTGGGCAGCATTGATCCGGATGGAATCCAGCGGGGTTCGATCACGATCCAGCGCACCAACAAAGCCAGCAGACCCCAGAGGATCAGGTTGCGCCAAAAACGATCGGGTTTCTTGTCGTCGGAAGGAGTTGAGGGTGATGTCAACAGTTTTTGGAGTCCTCAGCGTTTCATGAGCGTGTCACGGGGTAATTCTCCGAACAATTCTCT
Coding sequences within:
- a CDS encoding DUF4336 domain-containing protein; protein product: MGGLVAGAGVIPADQSWPWWPLLPLYPYGRRRTVFSELIPGQLWSLEQLQGVYYVAVPVRLTVAKVPGGLMLVNPLPPTRELRQEIAALEQQHGPVRSIVLPTASGLEHKLPLPPLARAFPNADLWVCPGQWSFPIPLPSSWLGIPSHRTRVLLDDGVPHGDVCEWISLGPLDLGLGRFQEVSCFHRPSGALLVTDALVGISAEPPALFDLDPTPLLFHARECGDEPLADSPEARCRGWARLVLFASYLRPEPLEVPAVPELLRHAFRPGLRSLRAHFGLYPFRWKPGWQESADGLMGSAAPKLQVAPVLERLVLPRALTSLITWLGDVSRFSDLRWLVPAHYCAPLNFGSEEVLALRNELTKRTWAPDDHNWAFLSSIDQRLLKLGVVPKNP
- a CDS encoding DUF760 domain-containing protein, which gives rise to MFNPEFLTTDHSDGQAGNSLIQYLQEQSPDTLQRVARSASGEIQDIIRHNVQGLLGMLPGEHFEVKVTANRDNLANMLASAMMTGYFLRQMEQRKELEENLFADDEMAVESDDQLNL
- the lepB gene encoding signal peptidase I codes for the protein MTSPSTPSDDKKPDRFWRNLILWGLLALLVRWIVIEPRWIPSGSMLPTLQLQDRILVEKIRPRLSRRQGSPLPLDSIVVFAAPPQLVEAGYDPSAALIKRVVGQPGDQLEVRDGVLIRNGEILEEPWLAESIDYAMEPVTIAPNQLWVMGDNRNTSLDSHLWGPLPQANVIGTAVWRYWPPVRFGPIRISANNEDGLNPEAALVSGP